Proteins encoded together in one Oryzias latipes chromosome 11, ASM223467v1 window:
- the c11h6orf136 gene encoding uncharacterized protein C6orf136 homolog isoform X2, whose protein sequence is MAASRGGVAFWVGCVCSNGARKPVQNRSRSQVVDWRWLGPTRPLSSAVWALAPPNSLRYQNVKQPVLSHPLHPAIRPQKPGCAEEDWEESRSVCVLVPPRESERLRSLLAHLPELSHTNAAELHFLKTRRLSAFSFPLTTVNGSREDDINVLSLQRDTDLQGEPDCFRSLFEAERCPAPFMYGSRFYCFHCPISHLLPDGKIRSFQNGGLSRRQEVSLMPAVTLCSHASQTDGQQREQEEEERLALMLEKLRIELPSFFLTNHDYSIYSNDVEFINGLLNIKTRGRQVYQLTLSLWRFLVLCYYAEARLDVLKLTKHPEDGTIKARWRIRGLPFHCVLLRFYRKDKTHLYR, encoded by the exons GTGGTTGACTGGCGATGGCTCGGTCCGACTCGGCCCCTGAGCAGTGCGGTGTGGGCTTTGGCACCCCCCAACAGCCTGAGATATCAGAACGTGAAGCAGCCGGTGCTGTCCCACCCACTGCACCCGGCCATCCGGCCACAGAAACCTGGCTGCGCCGAGGAGGACTGGGAGGAATCACGCAGCGTGTGCGTGCTGGTGCCGCCCAGAGAGTCAGAGCGCCTGCGCAGTTTGCTAGCGCATCTGCCTGAGCTCAGCCACACGAACGCAGCAGAACTACACTTTCTGAAGACTCGCCGGTTGTCTGCGTTCTCCTTCCCCCTGACGACGGTGAATGGGAGCAGGGAGGATGATATAAATGTTCTGAGCCTGCAGAGGGACACTGACCTGCAGGGGGAGCCAGACTGCTTCAGGAGCCTGTTTGAGGCGGAGCGGTGTCCCGCTCCCTTCATGTATGGCTCCCGCTTCTATTGCTTCCATTGCCCGATCAGTCATCTGCTACCAGACGGGAAGATCAGATCCTTCCAGAATGGTGGACTTAGCAGGAGGCAGGAGGTCTCGTTGATGCCAGCTGTCACTCTGTGCAGCCACGCCAGCCAGACAGACGGCCAGCAaagagagcaggaggaggaggagaggctgGCCTTGATGCTCGAGAAACTGAGAATCGAG CTTCCCAGCTTCTTTTTGACAAACCACGATTACAGCATTTACTCCAACGATGTAGAGTTCATCAACGGCCTGCTCAACATCAAGACCAG AGGGCGGCAGGTGTACCAGCTCACGCTCTCGCTGTGGCGCTTCCTGGTTCTGTGTTACTATGCTGAGGCTCGGCTGGATGTGCTCAAGCTCACCAAGCATCCAGAGGACGGCACCATCAAGGCTCGCTGGAGGATCAGGGGCCTCCCCTTCCACTGCGTGCTGCTGCGCTTCTACCGTAAAGACAAAACCCACCTGTACAG